The following are encoded together in the Dermacoccus nishinomiyaensis genome:
- a CDS encoding DUF808 domain-containing protein encodes MAGGLFALLDDVAALARMAAASVDDVAAAAGKASTQAVGVVVDDTAVTPRYVQGLAAERELPIIAKIAKGSIRNKLLIILPVILVLSQFLPIAVTILLILGGLYLSYEGAEKIHHALAHRRAHREETPAEHLAEDVATESVDENKVIAEAVRTDLILSTEIMVISLQTVDHEPFLTRTIVLIVVAFLITALVYGVVALIVKMDDVGLHLVESGKNEKLGRGLVTAMPKVMSFLSTLGVVAMLWVGGHILLANSAELGWHAPYDAVHHVEHAVADATGALGGVLAWLTNTLISAIVGVLVGLALVTPALARRSGEVAAAH; translated from the coding sequence ATGGCGGGCGGACTGTTCGCACTGCTCGACGACGTTGCCGCGCTCGCGCGCATGGCTGCGGCGTCCGTCGACGACGTCGCCGCCGCTGCCGGCAAGGCGAGCACGCAGGCCGTGGGCGTCGTCGTCGACGACACGGCCGTGACGCCGCGCTACGTGCAGGGTCTCGCCGCGGAACGCGAGCTGCCGATCATCGCGAAGATCGCGAAGGGCTCGATCCGCAACAAGCTGCTCATCATCCTGCCCGTCATCCTCGTGCTGTCACAGTTCTTGCCCATCGCGGTGACGATCCTGCTCATCCTCGGTGGCCTCTACCTGTCCTACGAGGGCGCGGAGAAGATCCATCACGCCCTCGCGCACCGCCGCGCCCACCGCGAGGAGACCCCGGCCGAGCACCTGGCCGAGGACGTCGCCACCGAGTCCGTCGACGAGAACAAGGTCATCGCCGAGGCCGTCCGCACCGACCTCATCCTGTCGACCGAGATCATGGTCATCTCGCTGCAGACCGTCGATCACGAACCCTTCCTCACCCGCACCATCGTCCTCATCGTCGTCGCGTTCCTCATCACCGCGCTCGTCTATGGCGTCGTCGCACTGATCGTCAAGATGGACGACGTGGGCCTGCACCTCGTCGAGTCGGGCAAGAACGAGAAGCTCGGCCGTGGACTCGTGACGGCGATGCCCAAGGTGATGTCGTTCCTGTCGACGCTGGGCGTCGTGGCGATGCTGTGGGTCGGTGGGCACATCCTGCTGGCGAACTCCGCCGAACTGGGCTGGCACGCGCCGTACGACGCCGTCCACCACGTCGAGCACGCCGTGGCCGACGCCACCGGAGCGCTCGGGGGAGTGCTCGCCTGGCTGACGAACACCCTCATCAGCGCCATCGTCGGCGTCCTCGTCGGTCTCGCCCTCGTGACGCCCGCGCTCGCCCGCCGCAGCGGCGAGGTGGCCGCCGCGCACTGA
- a CDS encoding cation diffusion facilitator family transporter has translation MSDEKEAGSGGHSGNNTAIFAALAANLGIAVTKIIAWLLTGMSSMLAEGIHSAADSGNQILLLIGGKKAQKDADEDHPFGYGRERYLAGFVVSIIVFSLGGLFSLFEAYEKFHQMREPGAKQPSTDEAWWWVPIVVLVLAILMEGRSLMTAAKEAREQKGEQSWGQFLKSAKSPELPVLLCEDSAAVTGLVFALVGVSLALVTQNGIWDAVGAGLIGILLILVAIFLFRETKSMLLGEAATPETVRDIRRAIESADGVNRVIHMKTSHLGPEELLVAVKFAVDKSDTGEEIAHAIDMAEQAARAAKPDMKLLMYLEPDIDLGRVGSRIGHRSSAVHTDLPDERVNDGGSTQHGATRIEG, from the coding sequence ATGAGTGACGAGAAGGAAGCCGGATCGGGCGGGCACAGCGGCAACAACACGGCGATCTTCGCCGCGCTGGCCGCCAATCTGGGCATCGCCGTCACGAAGATCATCGCGTGGTTGCTCACCGGCATGAGTTCGATGCTCGCCGAGGGCATCCACTCCGCCGCCGATTCGGGCAACCAGATCCTCCTGCTCATCGGCGGCAAGAAGGCCCAGAAGGACGCGGACGAGGATCACCCGTTCGGTTACGGGCGTGAGCGTTACCTTGCGGGCTTCGTCGTCAGCATCATCGTGTTCTCCCTCGGTGGCCTGTTCTCGCTGTTCGAGGCGTACGAGAAGTTCCATCAGATGCGCGAGCCCGGCGCGAAGCAGCCGTCGACGGACGAGGCCTGGTGGTGGGTGCCGATCGTCGTGCTCGTGCTGGCGATCCTCATGGAAGGCCGTTCCCTCATGACGGCGGCCAAGGAGGCACGCGAGCAGAAGGGCGAACAGAGCTGGGGGCAGTTCCTCAAGTCGGCGAAGAGCCCCGAGTTGCCCGTGCTCCTGTGCGAGGACTCGGCGGCCGTCACCGGTCTCGTCTTCGCCCTCGTCGGCGTCTCGCTCGCCCTCGTCACGCAGAACGGCATCTGGGACGCCGTGGGCGCCGGCCTCATCGGCATCCTGCTCATCCTCGTCGCGATCTTCCTGTTCCGTGAGACGAAGTCCATGCTCCTCGGCGAGGCGGCGACCCCCGAGACGGTGCGCGACATCCGACGTGCCATCGAGTCGGCGGACGGCGTGAACCGCGTCATCCACATGAAGACGAGCCACCTCGGCCCCGAGGAGTTGCTTGTCGCCGTCAAGTTCGCCGTCGACAAGAGCGACACGGGTGAGGAGATCGCCCACGCCATCGACATGGCTGAACAGGCGGCACGTGCCGCGAAGCCCGACATGAAGTTGCTCATGTACCTCGAACCCGACATCGACCTCGGGCGCGTCGGCAGCCGTATCGGGCACCGCTCGTCCGCGGTGCACACCGACCTGCCCGACGAGCGGGTGAACGACGGCGGCTCCACCCAGCACGGTGCGACGCGCATCGAGGGCTGA
- a CDS encoding ornithine cyclodeaminase family protein gives MPPRIGGDSRAANRDGAVTPPRSSEEPAAPTLLYLSESDVRAAFTADVAHASQHAAFIALGRGEALLPARLLLPGRGDDVAFCYAARAEASAPAVSKFGSVHAGNVDAGLPAVHALVTVLDPTTGVPTCVMAGTTLTTRRTAAASAVAMEALWSPDSSGRDDVRVADGAGVGARDGTGVHVAIVGSGVQAEAHAHALCAVGGEHTVGRIRLAARDRASADELVARWHTTRPEGAPDMELVDTVEQACADADVIAVCTTSTTPVLEATWVRDGALVISVGSFTAERSEVPSDLVAQARVVVDDRETALADNGCVVAALMAGVLETGSVETLGEVLVRDAAHADDDDAERHVWNDDSSNNGVTNHGAADSDAGAHGERRPRVTLYASVGIGLQDAAAAVAVQEAAQRAGVGTPLPL, from the coding sequence ATGCCCCCGAGAATAGGTGGCGACTCTCGCGCCGCCAACCGCGACGGCGCCGTCACACCCCCTCGATCCAGCGAAGAACCCGCCGCGCCGACTCTGCTCTACCTCAGCGAATCCGACGTCCGGGCAGCGTTCACGGCAGACGTCGCGCACGCCTCGCAGCACGCGGCGTTCATCGCGCTCGGACGCGGAGAGGCGCTGCTGCCCGCACGTCTGCTGCTGCCGGGGCGCGGCGACGACGTCGCGTTCTGCTACGCCGCGCGGGCCGAGGCGAGCGCACCGGCCGTCAGCAAGTTCGGTTCGGTACACGCCGGCAACGTCGACGCGGGGCTGCCCGCGGTGCACGCGCTCGTCACGGTGCTCGACCCGACGACAGGTGTGCCGACGTGCGTCATGGCAGGCACGACGCTGACGACACGCCGCACGGCGGCAGCGAGCGCCGTCGCGATGGAGGCGTTGTGGTCGCCTGACTCGAGCGGGCGCGACGACGTCCGTGTGGCCGACGGCGCAGGTGTCGGTGCCCGGGACGGCACCGGTGTTCATGTCGCGATCGTCGGGAGCGGCGTGCAGGCCGAGGCGCACGCGCACGCGTTGTGCGCCGTCGGCGGTGAGCACACGGTGGGTCGCATCCGGCTCGCGGCGCGCGACCGCGCGAGTGCCGACGAGTTGGTCGCGCGCTGGCATACGACGAGGCCCGAGGGCGCACCCGACATGGAACTCGTCGACACGGTCGAGCAGGCGTGCGCGGACGCCGACGTCATCGCGGTGTGCACGACGTCGACGACGCCCGTGCTCGAGGCGACCTGGGTGCGTGACGGCGCCCTCGTCATCTCCGTGGGCTCGTTCACCGCCGAGCGATCCGAGGTGCCGAGCGACCTCGTCGCTCAGGCACGCGTCGTCGTCGACGACCGCGAGACGGCACTGGCCGACAACGGGTGCGTCGTCGCGGCCCTCATGGCCGGGGTGCTCGAGACCGGCAGCGTCGAGACGCTCGGCGAGGTGCTCGTGCGCGACGCCGCACATGCCGATGACGATGACGCAGAACGTCACGTCTGGAACGACGACTCCTCGAACAACGGCGTCACCAACCACGGCGCCGCCGACAGCGACGCAGGCGCCCACGGTGAGCGTCGCCCGCGCGTGACGCTCTACGCCTCGGTCGGGATCGGGTTGCAGGACGCTGCCGCGGCCGTCGCGGTACAGGAGGCCGCCCAGCGCGCCGGGGTCGGGACGCCGCTGCCGCTCTGA
- the mtr gene encoding mycothione reductase — MAHFDLVIIGTGSGNSLVTPDFADKRVAVIEKGVFGGTCLNVGCIPTKMFVQAAEVARSAREASRLGVDAHVDQVRWDDIRDRVFERIDAISAGGRAYRERGSDDGNTTVFSGHARFTGDRTLRVEGYDEEISGDQIVIATGARPNIPPVVTDSGVPYETSDTIMRIEKLPRSLVIAGAGYIALEFAHVFSSLGVEVTMLARGKRVLRHADDDVSRVLTHAATDQWALERDAVMESIEQRDGTIRVTLRGGRVVEGEMLLVATGRIPNTDDLGLENTRVEVRDDGRIVVDEYGRTGADGVWSLGDCSSRYQLKHVANAEERCVAHNLVHPDDLRAFPHDVVPAAVFTHPQVATVGLTEDEAREGGHAITTKVQKYGDIAYGWALEDTTSICKVIADKATKKLLGVHLVGPEASIVIQPAVQAMSFGLTADEMARGQYWIHPALTEVLENALLGLEFD; from the coding sequence ATGGCTCATTTCGACCTCGTCATCATCGGCACCGGCTCGGGCAACTCGCTCGTGACGCCCGACTTCGCCGACAAGCGCGTCGCCGTCATCGAGAAGGGTGTCTTCGGCGGCACCTGCCTCAACGTCGGCTGCATCCCGACGAAGATGTTCGTCCAGGCCGCCGAGGTGGCGCGCAGCGCGCGGGAGGCGTCGCGCCTCGGCGTCGACGCGCACGTCGATCAGGTGCGCTGGGACGACATCCGCGACCGCGTCTTCGAGCGCATCGACGCGATCTCCGCGGGCGGACGCGCGTACCGCGAGCGCGGCAGCGACGACGGCAACACGACCGTGTTCAGCGGCCACGCGCGCTTCACCGGCGACCGCACGCTGCGCGTCGAGGGCTACGACGAGGAGATCAGCGGCGACCAGATCGTCATCGCGACCGGCGCGCGTCCCAACATCCCGCCCGTCGTCACCGACAGCGGCGTGCCCTACGAGACGAGCGACACGATCATGCGCATCGAGAAGTTGCCGCGTTCGCTCGTCATCGCCGGCGCCGGGTACATCGCCCTCGAGTTCGCCCACGTGTTCTCGTCCCTCGGCGTCGAGGTGACGATGCTCGCACGCGGAAAGCGCGTGCTGCGCCACGCCGACGACGACGTCAGCCGCGTCCTCACCCACGCCGCCACCGACCAGTGGGCTCTCGAACGTGATGCGGTCATGGAGTCGATCGAACAGCGCGACGGGACGATCCGCGTGACGCTGAGAGGTGGGCGCGTCGTCGAGGGCGAGATGCTCCTCGTCGCCACGGGCCGCATCCCCAACACCGACGACCTCGGCCTCGAGAACACCCGCGTCGAGGTGCGCGACGACGGGCGCATCGTCGTCGACGAGTACGGACGCACGGGCGCTGACGGCGTCTGGTCACTCGGCGACTGCTCCTCGCGCTACCAGCTCAAGCACGTCGCCAACGCCGAGGAGCGCTGCGTCGCGCACAACCTCGTCCACCCCGACGACCTGCGCGCGTTCCCGCACGACGTCGTGCCGGCGGCGGTCTTCACGCACCCGCAGGTCGCCACCGTCGGGCTGACGGAGGACGAGGCGCGCGAGGGCGGGCACGCCATCACGACGAAGGTGCAGAAGTACGGCGACATCGCCTACGGCTGGGCCCTCGAGGACACGACGAGCATCTGCAAGGTCATCGCCGACAAGGCGACGAAGAAGCTGCTCGGCGTGCACCTCGTCGGCCCGGAGGCCTCGATCGTCATCCAGCCTGCAGTCCAGGCGATGTCGTTCGGGCTCACCGCCGACGAGATGGCACGCGGGCAGTACTGGATTCACCCGGCGCTCACCGAGGTGCTCGAGAACGCGCTGCTGGGGCTCGAATTCGACTGA
- a CDS encoding response regulator, producing MTVRVYLLDDHEIVRRGLAELLASSGRCEVVGESGSAEEATRRIPAARPDVAILDGRLPDGTGMEVCRAVRSVDENIRCLILTSYDDDEALLAAILAGASGYVLKQVRGADLIETIERVAAGESLLDTADADVIRARLRGDGALESPELAALTEQEKRVLDLITQGYTNRQIAGRLHLAEKTVKNYVTSLLAKLGLESRTQAAVLMERLRHPH from the coding sequence ATGACTGTGCGCGTGTATCTGCTCGACGACCACGAGATCGTCCGTCGCGGCCTGGCCGAGTTGCTGGCGTCATCGGGGCGCTGCGAGGTCGTCGGCGAGAGCGGCAGCGCAGAGGAGGCGACGCGGCGCATCCCGGCGGCGCGCCCCGACGTCGCCATCCTCGACGGCCGGCTGCCAGACGGCACGGGCATGGAGGTGTGCCGCGCCGTGCGCAGCGTCGACGAGAACATCCGCTGCCTCATCCTCACCTCCTACGACGATGACGAGGCCCTGCTCGCCGCGATCCTCGCGGGCGCGAGTGGGTACGTCCTCAAGCAGGTGCGCGGCGCCGACCTCATCGAGACGATCGAACGCGTCGCGGCGGGGGAGTCGCTGCTCGACACCGCCGACGCCGACGTCATCCGCGCGCGCCTGCGCGGTGACGGTGCCCTCGAGAGCCCCGAACTCGCCGCGCTCACCGAGCAGGAGAAGCGCGTGCTCGACCTCATCACGCAGGGGTACACGAACCGTCAGATCGCGGGGCGCCTGCACCTCGCGGAGAAGACGGTGAAGAACTACGTCACCAGCCTGCTCGCGAAACTCGGCCTCGAATCGCGCACGCAGGCGGCCGTCCTCATGGAGCGCCTGCGCCACCCGCACTGA
- a CDS encoding GAF domain-containing sensor histidine kinase, which translates to MVTASIRSFDPVLPNEPDEALLAAVIELSKDLELKPLLRRFVETAAELTGAQYGALGVLNAEGRFDDVVIHGIDAETAALIGDGPHGEGVLGAIIAHPHTLRVPDIAAHEASVGFPEHHPPMSSFLGCPVVIRGQVYGNIYLTNKRDAEEFSARDERVLEALASAAASAIAHARTLAEAGARERWHRAAAEAAQLLSQLPPAQAWPQVVARFDSILTANHVEHVPGHRSAARLGDLAEELLLAPRARFFTHDVAARLVDERMRCAMVVPLASDGENPELLLFAWDRPTLSLDPEPMEAIGQTIADRLSVATLLAYRHAEAERVAILEDRDRIAQDLHDHVIQRIFAAGMRVQSALPRIDDEVAVEKLDAVITDLDETVTDVRRAIFDLHTGGAALALAHTVDQLAAQAQDALGFAPSVSVSGAYWTLDDALVTDLLAVMREALSNAARHAHASAVRVVLDVGDEVLVKVTDDGRGLPEHLERRSGIAHLVARAERLGGTCVIRAMRSGGTAVVWRVPNRRAAVTP; encoded by the coding sequence ATGGTCACCGCGTCGATCCGCTCCTTCGATCCGGTCTTGCCGAACGAGCCTGACGAGGCTCTGCTGGCCGCCGTCATCGAACTGAGCAAGGATCTCGAGCTCAAACCACTGCTGCGCCGATTCGTCGAGACCGCAGCGGAACTCACCGGCGCCCAGTACGGGGCGCTCGGCGTGCTCAACGCCGAGGGGCGCTTCGACGACGTCGTCATCCACGGCATCGACGCCGAGACGGCCGCACTCATCGGCGACGGCCCCCACGGCGAGGGCGTCCTCGGCGCGATCATCGCCCACCCGCACACGCTGCGCGTGCCCGACATCGCCGCGCACGAGGCGAGCGTCGGCTTTCCCGAGCACCACCCGCCGATGTCGTCGTTCCTCGGCTGCCCCGTCGTCATCCGCGGGCAGGTCTACGGCAACATCTACCTGACGAACAAGCGCGACGCCGAGGAGTTCTCCGCCCGCGACGAACGGGTGCTCGAGGCGCTCGCGTCGGCCGCGGCGTCCGCCATCGCGCACGCTCGGACGCTCGCCGAGGCGGGGGCCCGCGAGCGCTGGCACCGCGCGGCGGCCGAGGCCGCGCAGCTCCTCTCGCAACTGCCGCCGGCGCAAGCGTGGCCGCAGGTCGTCGCGCGGTTCGACTCGATCCTCACCGCCAACCACGTCGAACACGTGCCGGGTCACCGCAGCGCAGCGCGCCTCGGCGACCTCGCCGAAGAACTGCTCCTCGCGCCGCGCGCACGATTCTTCACGCACGACGTCGCGGCGCGCCTCGTCGACGAGCGCATGCGCTGCGCGATGGTCGTGCCGCTCGCCAGTGACGGCGAGAACCCGGAGCTGCTGCTGTTCGCCTGGGACCGCCCGACGCTTTCGCTCGACCCCGAACCCATGGAGGCCATCGGGCAGACGATCGCGGACCGACTCTCGGTCGCGACGTTGCTCGCCTACCGGCACGCCGAGGCCGAACGCGTCGCCATCCTCGAAGATCGCGACCGCATCGCGCAGGACCTGCACGACCACGTCATCCAACGCATCTTCGCCGCCGGCATGCGCGTGCAGAGTGCGCTGCCGCGCATCGACGACGAGGTCGCCGTCGAGAAGCTCGACGCCGTCATCACCGACCTCGACGAGACCGTCACCGACGTGCGCCGCGCGATCTTCGACCTGCACACCGGTGGCGCCGCGTTGGCGCTCGCGCACACCGTCGACCAGCTCGCCGCGCAGGCGCAGGACGCCCTCGGATTCGCGCCGAGCGTCAGCGTCAGTGGTGCCTACTGGACGCTCGACGACGCCCTCGTCACCGACCTGCTCGCCGTGATGCGTGAGGCACTGAGCAACGCGGCGCGGCACGCGCACGCGAGCGCCGTGCGGGTCGTGCTCGACGTCGGCGACGAGGTGCTCGTCAAGGTCACCGACGACGGACGCGGCCTGCCCGAGCACCTCGAACGACGCTCGGGGATCGCCCACCTCGTCGCGCGGGCCGAGCGACTCGGCGGCACCTGCGTCATCCGCGCGATGCGCAGTGGCGGCACGGCCGTCGTGTGGCGCGTGCCGAACCGTCGCGCGGCTGTGACGCCCTGA
- the deoC gene encoding deoxyribose-phosphate aldolase, giving the protein MNTAASSSSGSPFDRAHVASIVDHTLLKPEATRADVDALAREAEALGAYSICVSPSMLPVETSVKVATVCGFPSGKHTSAVKAAEAAESVARGADEVDMVIDVGAAKDGRFDDVEADVRAVREATEGRVLKVIIESAALSDDEIVAVCRAAVAAGADFVKTSTGFHPAGGASEHAVRLMRQTVGPDIGVKASGGIRDAAAAHAMIAAGASRLGLSGTRVVLDGLDGDATGADAPQAAAGY; this is encoded by the coding sequence ATGAACACCGCTGCTTCGTCCTCATCAGGCTCCCCGTTCGACCGCGCGCACGTCGCGTCGATCGTCGACCACACCCTGCTCAAGCCGGAGGCGACGCGCGCGGACGTCGACGCCCTCGCCCGTGAGGCCGAGGCGCTCGGCGCGTACTCGATCTGCGTGTCGCCGTCGATGCTCCCCGTGGAGACGAGCGTCAAGGTTGCGACGGTCTGCGGGTTCCCCAGCGGCAAGCACACGAGCGCCGTCAAGGCCGCAGAGGCCGCAGAATCCGTGGCGCGGGGGGCTGACGAGGTCGACATGGTCATCGACGTGGGCGCCGCGAAGGACGGGCGTTTCGACGACGTCGAGGCCGACGTGCGGGCCGTGCGCGAGGCCACCGAGGGCCGCGTGCTCAAGGTCATCATCGAATCCGCAGCACTGAGCGATGACGAGATCGTCGCCGTCTGCCGTGCTGCCGTCGCGGCGGGCGCGGACTTCGTCAAGACGTCCACCGGCTTCCACCCCGCCGGCGGTGCGAGCGAGCACGCCGTCCGCCTCATGCGCCAGACCGTCGGCCCCGACATCGGCGTCAAGGCCAGCGGCGGAATCCGCGACGCTGCCGCCGCCCACGCGATGATCGCGGCCGGTGCCAGCCGTCTCGGCCTCTCGGGTACTCGGGTGGTTCTCGACGGGCTCGACGGCGACGCCACCGGCGCGGACGCCCCGCAGGCCGCGGCCGGTTACTGA
- a CDS encoding SIS domain-containing protein: MAHLDESWLDDAGHLERCDSRGSLRALATAGAQVREALTLAREAGIDDVAGYERPRSVLVGALGGSERVGDVLQTLAQPSSPVPVMTRRDVPLPGWVGPLDLVIAVSLSGRAEGPLALAAEAARRGASLLTVGADDSPLADVCARARGVHIGVGRGRVSSRTSLWSLLTPVLMGARRLGLVDVSDDDLLVAAAMLDAESETLRPSSEHFVNPAKLAALQLAGTVPVALADGPVAALAARRASSMFARTARVPMTWGELPDDAADLVATLDGPFTAGAGEGAVSAPDDIFADPFLDAPRQPSLGFLTLHSDATGGSGAARDGADGFFVSDAPGGASGLGGNGTGGVGALAWVASGIQESARAAGAVVVEMHPDAGPAIARAAQLMHRVDFTATYLALGQGLDPAVSRHVTELRDRLGR; this comes from the coding sequence ATGGCCCATCTCGACGAGAGCTGGCTCGACGACGCCGGCCACCTCGAACGTTGCGACTCACGCGGATCGCTGCGTGCGCTCGCCACGGCGGGCGCGCAGGTGCGTGAGGCCCTGACGCTCGCGCGCGAAGCGGGCATCGACGACGTCGCCGGGTACGAACGACCGCGTTCGGTTCTCGTAGGGGCGCTCGGCGGGTCGGAGCGCGTCGGCGATGTGTTGCAGACTCTCGCGCAGCCGAGTTCGCCGGTGCCCGTCATGACGCGGCGCGACGTGCCGCTGCCCGGTTGGGTCGGGCCGCTCGACCTCGTCATCGCGGTCTCCTTGTCCGGGCGCGCTGAGGGGCCGCTCGCACTCGCTGCGGAGGCGGCACGGCGGGGCGCGTCGCTACTGACGGTCGGTGCCGACGACTCGCCGCTCGCCGACGTCTGTGCCCGCGCTCGCGGCGTGCACATCGGTGTCGGCCGCGGGCGGGTCTCGAGCCGGACCTCGCTGTGGTCGCTGCTCACCCCCGTGCTCATGGGCGCCCGTCGGTTGGGGCTGGTCGACGTCAGCGACGACGACCTGCTCGTCGCCGCCGCGATGCTGGATGCCGAATCGGAGACGCTGCGACCGTCGTCGGAGCACTTCGTCAACCCGGCCAAGCTCGCCGCGCTCCAGCTCGCCGGGACGGTGCCCGTCGCCCTCGCCGACGGCCCTGTCGCGGCGCTCGCGGCGCGTCGGGCCTCGTCGATGTTCGCCCGCACGGCGCGCGTGCCGATGACGTGGGGTGAGCTGCCCGACGACGCGGCCGACCTCGTCGCGACGCTCGACGGCCCGTTCACTGCCGGCGCGGGGGAAGGCGCCGTCTCCGCGCCGGACGACATCTTCGCCGACCCGTTCCTCGACGCCCCGCGCCAACCGAGCCTCGGGTTCCTCACGCTGCACTCGGACGCGACGGGCGGGTCCGGCGCGGCGCGTGACGGAGCCGATGGCTTCTTCGTCAGCGATGCGCCCGGCGGAGCGAGTGGGCTGGGCGGCAACGGCACCGGTGGCGTGGGAGCACTGGCCTGGGTCGCGAGCGGCATCCAGGAGAGCGCTCGCGCGGCGGGAGCTGTCGTCGTCGAGATGCATCCCGACGCCGGCCCGGCCATCGCGCGGGCCGCGCAGCTCATGCACCGCGTCGACTTCACTGCGACGTACCTCGCGCTCGGGCAGGGCCTCGACCCCGCAGTCTCGCGTCACGTCACCGAACTGCGCGACCGGCTCGGCCGCTGA
- a CDS encoding Trm112 family protein yields the protein MNDDKSRRPLTIDPWLREILRCPVTGTELEDASDASGAPVLVSTGVDAERGGRLQYPIRDGIPVLLADDASVLPA from the coding sequence GTGAACGACGACAAGAGCCGCCGGCCCCTGACGATCGACCCGTGGCTGCGCGAGATCCTGCGCTGCCCCGTCACCGGCACCGAGCTGGAGGACGCGAGTGACGCCTCGGGCGCGCCCGTCCTCGTCAGCACCGGGGTCGACGCAGAACGCGGCGGGCGCCTGCAGTACCCGATACGCGACGGCATCCCCGTCCTGCTCGCCGACGACGCAAGCGTGCTGCCCGCCTGA
- a CDS encoding phosphomannomutase/phosphoglucomutase, with protein MTAPALNDFIKAYDVRGLVPDQLSPRVARELGAAFAQVVVRPEGANAIVVGHDMRPSSPELSRAFADGAAAYGVDVTLIGLCSTDGLYFASGALDLPGAMFTASHNPAQYNGIKLCRAGARPVSLETGLAEIRDLAQWALDRGQGVPFDGPAGSVTEREMLREYAEFLRGLVDLSGGRPLKVVVDAGNGMGGHTVPAVLGTDAGLAQLPLDIVPLYFELDGTFPNHEANPLEPANLVDLQQAVVEHGADIGLAFDGDADRCFVIDERGQPVTPSAVTALVAEREIAKEVARGAAAADVKVVANLISSRAVGEVIAENGAQPVRTRVGHSFIKAQMAEHDAVFGGEHSAHYYFRDFWFADTGMLAAMHVLAALGERDAPLSQLVAAYARYEASGEINSTVSDAAAATGRVRTWVASQGEFTEDALDGVTFVHEGAGESDPMWWLNLRASNTEPLLRLNVEAADTATMERVRDAALAAVREGEAQ; from the coding sequence GTGACTGCACCCGCGCTCAACGACTTCATCAAGGCCTACGACGTGCGTGGCCTCGTGCCCGACCAGCTCTCCCCGCGCGTCGCCCGCGAGCTCGGCGCCGCGTTCGCGCAGGTTGTCGTGCGCCCCGAGGGCGCGAACGCCATCGTCGTCGGGCACGACATGCGCCCGAGTTCTCCAGAGCTGTCGCGCGCGTTCGCCGACGGCGCCGCCGCGTACGGCGTCGACGTCACCCTCATCGGGCTGTGCTCGACTGACGGGCTCTACTTCGCCTCCGGTGCGCTCGATCTGCCGGGCGCGATGTTCACCGCGAGCCACAACCCGGCGCAGTACAACGGCATCAAGCTGTGCCGCGCGGGCGCTCGCCCCGTCTCCCTCGAGACCGGTCTCGCCGAGATCCGCGACCTCGCGCAATGGGCGCTCGATCGCGGTCAGGGTGTGCCGTTCGACGGCCCGGCGGGCAGCGTCACCGAGCGCGAGATGCTGCGCGAGTACGCCGAGTTCCTGCGCGGTCTCGTCGACCTGTCGGGCGGACGCCCGCTCAAGGTCGTCGTCGACGCGGGCAACGGCATGGGCGGCCACACCGTCCCGGCCGTGCTCGGCACCGACGCGGGCCTGGCGCAGCTGCCGCTCGACATCGTCCCGCTGTACTTCGAGCTCGACGGCACGTTCCCCAACCACGAGGCCAACCCGCTCGAGCCGGCCAACCTCGTCGACCTGCAGCAGGCCGTCGTCGAGCACGGTGCCGACATCGGCCTCGCCTTCGACGGCGATGCCGACCGCTGCTTCGTCATCGACGAACGCGGCCAGCCCGTCACGCCGTCCGCGGTGACGGCGCTCGTCGCGGAGCGCGAGATCGCGAAGGAGGTCGCGCGGGGGGCCGCAGCGGCCGACGTCAAGGTCGTCGCGAACCTCATCTCGAGCCGCGCCGTCGGCGAGGTCATCGCCGAGAACGGCGCACAGCCGGTGCGCACGCGCGTCGGGCACTCGTTCATCAAGGCGCAGATGGCCGAGCACGACGCCGTCTTCGGTGGCGAGCACAGCGCGCACTACTACTTCCGCGACTTCTGGTTCGCCGACACCGGCATGCTCGCCGCGATGCACGTGCTCGCGGCGCTGGGGGAGCGGGACGCACCGTTGTCGCAGCTCGTCGCCGCGTATGCGCGCTACGAGGCGTCGGGGGAGATCAACTCGACGGTGAGCGACGCCGCCGCGGCCACGGGCCGCGTGCGCACGTGGGTCGCGTCGCAGGGCGAGTTCACCGAGGACGCGCTCGACGGCGTGACGTTCGTCCACGAGGGCGCGGGGGAGAGCGATCCGATGTGGTGGCTCAACCTGCGCGCGTCCAACACCGAGCCGCTGCTGCGCCTCAACGTCGAGGCCGCCGACACCGCCACCATGGAGCGCGTGCGCGACGCCGCGCTCGCCGCCGTCCGCGAAGGAGAAGCTCAGTGA